In Ipomoea triloba cultivar NCNSP0323 chromosome 7, ASM357664v1, a single genomic region encodes these proteins:
- the LOC116025533 gene encoding uncharacterized protein LOC116025533: MKRYAFLNILEHWNLECYVMGSLLIQIILVFIAPMRRWSNNGLMHVVIWLVYLMAIFFSTFALSLIYYHDAAKEKKEYAVYPLWAPFLLVHLGGPHTITALSVEDNNLWHRHVLTIVVQGCSVLVVLYQYRILDSEWLLPTAIVFLVGIVKCFERIFSLQFASPDFVRWSMLERARNVGKKTTRMVSGLDEELEIVRRGYELYQTFKGFIIDHTFIINKDTTEMEWFRKLEDDEEVKVAFKVMEMELYFMYEGMFTKMVAVEYWKDNYFWCIWRFVCHALLITVTVIFFCHSKHQLHPSVIGITYCLLGCALLLDQLALLNLIFSHWTIVKIMNSSCYKATASEEKGKATASEVVSNIILPVIHCGLKLFVNKRWSGKIIQYSLVRHSRGRLKWAELKPEFYYLREAIDSCLYTETAEVEDRLKELVFKYIQRVANSHQQQQQKEEDLYHGNMDDYATCVLILHVATEICYHLTAADDEEEEKKAKFCIQISQYLAYLLVLEGNITSTLPGSIGMRFKDICEEQVNYTFGHLHSTFNPPDKGRWCRKRMSIKQACQNLINEEWEKRRNKTDVEQQRECEDSCLTKENKYSSCNDEQLEDNNQKEKITITEDVEQPRACEDPCLTKENKYSSCNDEQLKDNHESDNHEKPVLLKAAVDLAAAMIIQIDPKAGNDKQQQQKDLEAGNNEEQQQRSKVFWEGLSEVWVGLLVYASTHCRGDVYYLNRGGQFYTFVRLLMAHFGLQQSLKFERSFQFHNEICTNLSKPSFQLYHDICTNLRLKPTTSGK, from the exons ATGAAGAGGTATGCGTTTCTAAACATATTGGAACATTGGAACCTGGAATGCTACGTTATGGGTAGCCTCCTCATCCAAATTATACTGGTTTTCATTGCGCCGATGAGAAGATGGTCAAACAACGGATTGATGCATGTGGTGATCTGGCTCGTGTATTTAATGGCAATCTTCTTTTCCACCTTCGCCTTATCTCTCATCTACTACCACGACGCagcaaaagagaaaaaagaatatGCGGTGTATCCTTTATGGGCGCCGTTTCTGCTTGTGCACCTGGGCGGGCCTCACACCATCACTGCACTGTCGGTGGAGGACAACAATTTATGGCACCGCCATGTGCTCACCATAGTGGTTCAGGGGTGCTCAGTTTTGGTGGTGTTGTACCAATACCGAATCCTGGATAGCGAATGGCTGCTCCCCACGGCCATCGTCTTCCTGGTCGGAATCGTCAAGTGCTTTGAACGCATCTTCTCTCTCCAGTTTGCGTCTCCCGATTTCGTGAGGTGGTCCATGCTGGAGCGGGCAAGGAACGTCGGGAAGAAAACAACAAGGATGGTGAGTGGTCTTGATGAGGAGTTGGAGATTGTAAGGAGGGGTTACGAGTTGTACCAAACATTCAAAGGCTTCATCATTGATCACACGTTTATTATCAACAAGGATACGACGGAGATGGAGTGGTTCAGAAAGctagaagatgatgaagaagtgAAAGTAGCGTTTAAAGTGATGGAAATGGAACTCTACTTCATGTATGAGGGCATGTTCACCAAGATGGTTGCGGTGGAGTACTGGAAGGATAACTACTTCTGGTGCATATGGCGGTTTGTTTGTCATGCTTTACTTATAACCGTGACGGTCATCTTCTTCTGCCATTCCAAACACCAACTTCACCCTAGTGTCATTGGTATTACCTACTGCTTGCTGGGCTGTGCGCTTCTACTCGACCAGTTAGCTCTCCTTAATCTCATATTTAGCCACTGGACAATCGTTAAAATAATGAATTCTTCTTGTTATAAGGCAACAGCATCGGAGGAGAAGGGGAAGGCAACAGCATCGGAGGTGGTGAGCAACATAATTCTCCCAGTCATTCATTGTGGACTCAAACTTTTTGTGAATAAGCGTTGGTCAGGGAAGATTATACAGTACAGTTTGGTGAGGCACTCGAGAGGACGGTTGAAATGGGCAGAGCTCAAACCGGAATTCTATTACCTCAGGGAAGCTATTGATTCCTGTCTGTACACTGAAACCGCCGAGGTTGAAGACAGGTTAAAGGAATTGGTTTTCAAGTACATCCAAAGGGTGGCAAACTCccaccagcagcagcagcagaagGAGGAGGATCTTTATCATGGGAACATGGACGACTATGCCACGTGTGTGTTAATCTTGCATGTTGCTACTGAGATATGCTACCACCTCACCGCCgctgatgatgaagaagaagaaaaaaaagcaaaattttGCATACAAATCTCCCAATATTTGGCGTACCTTCTAGTGTTGGAGGGGAATATCACGTCCACACTGCCGGGAAGTATAGGAATGAGATTCAAAGATATTTGTGAGGAACAAGTCAACTACACCTTTGGCCACCTCCACTCTACCTTCAATCCACCAGATAAAG GTAGATGGTGTAGGAAGCGAATGAGTATAAAGCAAGCCTGCCAAAACCTGATAAATGAAGAATGGGAGAAGAGACGGAATAAAACTGATGTTGAACAGCAAAGGGAATGTGAAGATTCATGCCTGACAAAGGAGAACAAGTACAGTAGCTGCAATGATGAACAATTGGAGGATAATAATCAGAAAGAGAAGATAACTATCACTGAGGATGTTGAACAGCCAAGGGCATGTGAAGATCCATGCCTGACAAAGGAGAACAAGTACAGTAGCTGCAATGATGAACAATTGAAGGATAATCACGAGAGTGATAATCACGAGAAACCAGTGTTGCTTAAGGCCGCTGTTGATCTTGCAGCGGCAATGATCATACAAATAGATCCAAAAGCTGGCAATGATAAGCAGCAGCAGCAAAAAGATCTAGAAGCTGGCAATAATGAGGAGCAGCAGCAGCGTAGTAAGGTGTTTTGGGAAGGTCTGAGTGAAGTGTGGGTAGGGTTGCTGGTCTATGCCTCCACCCATTGTAGAGGAGATGTTTACTACCTCAACAGAGGTGGACAGTTTTATACATTTGTTCGCCTTTTGATGGCTCATTTTGGGCTACAACAAAGCCTCAAATTCGAGCGTTCATTTCAATTCCACAATGAGATCTGCACAAATCTGAGCAAACCTTCATTTCAACTCTACCATGACATTTGCACAAATCTAAGActcaaacccacaacctccgGAAAGTAA